DNA from Salinibacterium sp. dk2585:
CATCCGGTGCCTCGACGCGGACGAAGCCGTGGATGTCGAGGGAGTCGATCACGGCGCCCGGGCTGGTGATGACGAGGTCTCCATCGAAGCGGCTGAGGGCGATCCCGGTCGGCACCCCCGTATTGCCCGGCCCCGGTGCTGCCGGAGCAGGCGCGGCCGGGGCAGGTGCGGGCGAGGGCGCCGAGGGGCTCGGAGCAACCCTCTCGGACGTAGGCTGCGGCGCCCCCCTGCTGTCGAGTGCCCTGGCGATTACGGGCGCAAGCGTCCCCGTCAGCACGAGGGTCGCAACCGCCACAAGCCACCCAGCTGAGACCCGGTCGCGGCTGTCTCTGCGCCCTGTGGCCCGCGCACCCCCTGATGCCAACAGTGCGCGAATCCCCGCGAGCGAGCCGCGAGCGCTGGCCCACACCGGGCGCCACGGGTTGTGGAGGAACTGTCTCTTGCCGCCGCGCAGCATCACGCGCCGCGCATAATCGGGACTGAGCAAGAGCCAGCGCAACGCATCGGCTTTGGAGAGATGGCTGGCAGCGAAGAGCAGGCGGTTGCGGCAGTTGTAGTAGTAATAGGTCGCCGACTTCGCCGTGCCCGCGGCCAGCTGGGTGCCCCCGATGCTGTGGGTGATGCGGATGTCGGGGCGCACGATGAGGTGTCCCCCAGCGGCGACGCAGCGCCAGGAGAGATCGACGTCTTCCCAGTAGAGGAAATACCGGTCATCGAAACCGCCCGTCGCCTGCCATAGCTGGTCGCTGAAGGCGAGGCAGGCACCGGTGAGCCACCCGCCCGGCTCCGAACTGTCGGTGCCGGGCGCCGTCGTGGTGCGGCCCCCGCGCACGAGCACGGTGCCACCCGCGAACCAGTGGCCGCCGTCCGTGCCCGTGATGGTGGGAGCCACGAGGGCCAAGGGATGCTGTCGGGCGTGCTCTGCGAGGGCTGCGAGCGCCGCGACATCCGCCCGCGCGTCGGGGTTGATGGCGATGAAGGCATCGCATCCGAGGTCGCGGGCCCGTGCGACGCCATGGTTGACGCCGGCGCCGAAGCCGACGTTCGGCCCACCCTCAAGGTGCCAACCGTGGATCCTCGCGAGGGCCGTGATGGCCCGCCGTTCCTCCGTGCTGCTGAAGTTGTCGACCACGATGAGCACGGCGTTGAGCCGGTCGAGGTCGAGCGTGCCGAAGTTCTCGTCGAGCAACGAGTGTGAGCCGAAGTTCACGACGATGATGCCAAGGCGAGCGTTCATGCTGTGCTCCTTGCCTTGGGAAGCATCCGGAAGATCGCGATGACCTCCACCAGGTCGCGTCGCACGCGCGGGATCAGCAGTGCACTCAGCGAGTAGACGCCGACCGCAGCGGCAGTGGCGGCGGCAAGCCCCGCCGCCACGCCGAGATCCTGCGTTCCCCAGACGGCGAAGCCCGCGGCGCTCGCCGACAGCGCCGCGAGGGCCAGCGAACGAAGTGCCGAGGCGAAGAGTCGGCGCGTGGGGATCACGGTGACCCGCGAGAGCCACCACAGCGAGATGGGCCAGGCGATGGCTGGAGCGAGCGCGAAGCCCGCCGCGACCCCGATGACGCCCCACTGCGAGCCGAGCACGATGCATGCGATGCGGATGCCCGTGCTCACGAGCGAGTAGCGCAGGAGCTCCCCCGTGAGAGCGCGTGACAGGTAGACCCAGTAGCCGACGTATGAGAGGGTCTGCAGGATGCCCGCGACGGCGAGGAGCCGGAGTACGGGAGCTGCCGCCATCCACGGCTCGCCAAGGAACACGAGTGTCAGTGGATCGGCCGCGCCGACGATAACGCTGAGGCCGGCGATGAGTGTCCATGAGAGGGCGAGCTGGCCCCGCAGGAGGAACTCGCCGAAGCGACCGTTGTCGTGCTCGAGCCGACTCAACACAGGGAGGGCGACGGTCGTCGAAGGCGTGCGCAGCTGGCTCAGCGGCACCATCAGGAGCTGGTAACCGCGGTTGTAGACGCCGAGATCCACGGCACCGAATCGCACGCCGATGATGACGGAGTCGAGGTTGTTGCCCACGTAGTTGATGAGTTGGGTTGCCGAGAGGTTCCAGCCGAAGCGAAGGAGCCCGCGCATGGGCGTCCCTCGGCGGGGGAGCCGCGGGACCCACCCGGCCATCGCGGCGAACAGTACGACGAAGGCGAGCGCCTGCACGATCTGCTGCGCCACGAGCGCCCAATAGCCCCAGCCAAGCATCGCGGTCACGATCGCCCCAGCCAGCGCCACCGTGGGAACCACCACCTCGATGATCGCGAGCGGGACAAAGCGCAGGCGCCGAACGAGGTCAGCGCGCCACTGGGCCGCCATCCCGTTGATCGCGAAGGTCACCGCGAGCACGCGCGTGATGGGCTCGAGCAGCGCTTGGTCGTAGAGGGCCGCGACGAGCGGTGCCGCAAGGAACACGACCCCGGTCAGTGCGACCCCGATGCCGGTGTTGACCCACCAGAGCGTGTCGCGTTGGGCCCTGCTGAGGTCGCGCGACTGGATCGCGGCGGAGGAGAGCCCGAAGTCTCGCAGGATCGAGCCGATTCCGATGACTGCTGCGACCATGGCGACGAGGCCGTAGTCGGCGGGCGCGAGCAGCCTCGCGAGCACCGCGACGGATGCCATCTGCACCAGAATGCGCAGGATCTGGCCGCTGACGGTGACGGTGGCTCCGCGGGCCGCCCTGCGGCCGAGCCCGGGCGACGCCGTGTCGCGGGCGGTCACGGGGTCACCCCGGTTTCGCGCGCCCTGCGGTAGGTTCCGCGCGCGGTCCGCACGGCCTGCATTGGCCGGTGCAGGGCGAGCCGGAGGAGGCCGAAGCCGCGATAGCGCGGCACGGTGCGGCCGGCGAGGCGAGCGCCGAGGAGCCGAGCGAAGAGGAGTTGGCGGCGACGTCGCTGGAGGGGCTGCACGGCGGCGAGCCGGTCGATGTGGAGGGGTGCCGCCACGATGACTCCCGCCGCGATCGCCCGCTCGACTACGTCGAGCCCGCGCGCGGTGCGAGCCACGAGCGCGCTGACCCCCTCGCTCTCGGTGAAGACGGGGTATCCACGGTCATCGGTGTGCCAGAAGTCAGCCGCGACGAGGTCAGCGCTCTCGCCCACCCCATCGGGGCACAGCTTGCAGCGCCACTGCGCGGTGGGGCCGAGGTGGGCGCCCCAGGAGTCGTCGTAGTCCGTGCTCACGGTGCGCCCGTCCGTAGCGATGGCGGTGAACCGACCCGGCCAGCCTCGACCTCGGTACCAGAGCTCCCGCAGGGGCGTGAGAGGCGGCATCCCGAGGAACTCGAGCAGCTTCTCGGTGGCATGCTGGCTCGGTGTGCCGGCGCAGAAGAACGAGATGAGCAGGGGAGCGTGCTGCCCGGGAGTCACGGAAGCCAGGGCGCGCAACGCCGCAACCTCGCACGGCTTACCCACGACCGCTGCGCCCGCATCCCGCACTGCCCCCACGCTCGCATTGGAGGTCGGCGCGTAGCGCGATCCCGCCGCCGCGAGCACCTCCTCCTTCGACTGGAGTGTCACGCTCACGGTGCGACGCGGCTCAACCGCGTCAGCGGACGCACCGATCACCTTCGCCGCCTCGCCCCGCTCGAGGAGCCAGGTCGTGATGGCCGTGATCGCTCCCCCACTGCTGCCGCGGCGGCGAACCTCCGCGTCGCTCGCGTGGACCGTCCAGACTCCGAGATGGGGGCCCATCGTCGGGTGGCGACGAGACCCCGACGGGCGGGCCGCCGCGACACCGACCCCGGGGCACAGCTTGCGGAACGCCGCGGCGTCGCCGCGCGAACCGCGCGTGCCGGCAACCCTGGTCGGTCGCGCGTAGCCGTACTCGTTGAGGTGCATCCGCAGGCCGTCATCAAGCAGGGTGCAGGCCCCGCATCCGGAGCAGTTGCCCGACGCGACGACGGCAGCCACGGCCCCATCCAAGGTCTTCATAGTGCCCTCCCAAGCGCGAGCTCGGCCTCGGCGAAGCTGGCCCTCGCGCGCTCAGCGACCGCGGAGGCGTTCGCCTCAAGGTCGACCTCGCGCATCAGGCGCACGACCGCGGAGGCCGGGTCCGGCTCCGTGCGGAGGTCGACCGTCGCATCCCACTGCAGGTCAGCGAGCAGGGGAGCGAACTTGCGCGAGTACGCGAGCGGGATCGCCGGCGTGCCGACCGACAGCGCATTGAGGCACGCGTGCATGCGCGACGCGACAACGAGCCGAGAGGATGCCACGACCCCGCGCACATCGTCGAGTCCCGACGGCACGACCACAGGCAGGCCCCACTCGGCGCCGAGCATCCGTGCCACCGGCACGTCGTTGTCGGCTGCGTCGGAGTCGAGCACATGGGCGAGGAGGCTGACCTCGCGACCCTCGGCGAGCATCCCTTCGATCAGGTCACGAACCTTCGTGCGGTAGGCGGCTGCATCGACGTGGGGGTTCTCCTCCCAGAGCAGGCCTGACACATTGAGGAGCACGTCTCGCTCGCCGGTGCGAGGGCGGCTCGGCAACGCGAAGACGACATCGCTGCTGCGGGCATCGACCGAGCGGCCATGCTGCCTCGCATAGTGTTCGCTCGCCGAGTCGCGGGCGATGACGGCTCGCGCGGTGCGGAGGGACTGGCAGCCGAGCATCCGCCCTCGCCTCGTCGTGAACGGGCCGATGGTCTGCGGCCCGAGTATGACTGGCGTGCCGGAGAGCCGAGTGCTTTCCGCGACGGCCGACATGATGCCCATGCGCCGGAGGCCGTAGCTGTCGGAGAAGCTGTCGCCCGCCCTCGTGTCGATGGCAAGGTCGAAACTCGCGAGCCAGCGCCGCATGCCCCTTCGGCCGGTGACCCACTCGCGTGCCATCGAGCCGAAGGTTCCGAGGGGGAACTCTGGCCGCCGCATCCCGAAGCTGAGGAAGGTCGTCTCTGCGCCAGGCCACACACGCTGGGCGAGTGCCGTCGTGCCTACTGCGAGTGCGCGCACGCCGAGGTTGCTCGACTTCTCGTCTGCCCAGAGCACAAGGATTCGCATGGCTCAGCCCTCCACTCGCGAGCGGGCCGGGCTTGCAAACCGCCTCTTGTGGAGGCGAGAGTGCATGCACGACACTGAGTCACCATGACCACGCGCGAGAGTTACTCGGATGCCCTCGGCCGGCTTCGTGCCGCGCAGAAGCCGGCCGCTCGGAGCGCCCCCGCCTACTCGCGCTACGTCAACCGGCGAATCGGGCGCGTGCTCGCCGCGGTATGCCATTCCCTTGGGCTCAGCCCCAACGCGATCACAGGCATCAGTGCCGTCTTCACTTTCGTCGGCATCGCGATCCTGGCCCTCGTGCCACCCGGCGTCGGCGTGGGAATCTGCGTCGCGCTCCTGCTCCTGCTGGGCTACGCCTTCGACTCCGCCGACGGCCAGGTGGCGAGGCTGCGAGGGGTCAGCAGCCCGGCGGGGGAATGGCTCGACCACGTCGTCGACGCCACGAAGGTCTCCGCGATGCCCCTCGCGCTCGCCGTGGGCTTCTACCGCTTCGACGCGGTTGAGCGCTGGTGGCTGCTCGTGCCGATCCTGTCGGCCGTCGTCTCTGCCGTCCTCTTCTTCGCGATGATCCTCACCGAGCAGCTGCGGCGCCAGCACGGTGCCGCCTCGCTCGCAACGGATGGGCCGGGGCGTCCGTCGTGGCTCCGCGCCGTGCTCGTGCTGCCCATGGACTACGGGGTGCTGTGCCTGTCGTTCCTGTTTCTCGGGGCAATGCCGGTGTTCCTCGCGTTGTACACCTTCATCGCGGCGGCGACCGCGCTGTTCCTGATTGCGGCCCTCGTCAAGTGGTTCCGAGAGATGACGACGCTCGGGCGCCCGGCATGATGCTGCTTCGCCCTCGACGCTGGGAGGTCCCACATGGCCGACACCAAGCCCGCAGAAGAGACGCGGCCGGATGGCGCGCGGCGCCGACTGCTCTTTGCGATAGCGGCTGCCGCAGCGATCGTGCTTGGGCTCGGCCTCGTTGCGCTGTATCTCGCCGTCGGTCAGGAGGAGGGCAGGGAGACCCCCGGGATGCAGACGCCGGGCGCGAGTAGCACCCCATCCGCCACCCCGAGTTCGACGCCCGTGGAACGGGATGCTGACGGCGGCACCCCTCCCGCGGACGACGCCGCGGAGGAAGTGCCCGTCGGTGAGCAGGTGGAGCTCGGTGCCGGTGTCACGGCGGAGGTCACGGATGTCGTCCCTTTCGCGGCGGAAGGACGCGGCGTCGGGGAGACGAGCGGTCCAGCCCTGCGCTTCGTGCTGGTCGTCACCAACGGCTCCGGCAATCCGATCTCGCTTGATGGCGCGAGCGTGAACCTTTACTACGGAGACGACACGACGCCGGCTTCGCCGCTGCTCAACGACGAGAGCGCTGACCCGCTCGGGGGCGAGCTCGCGCCGGCCGGGACCGCGCGCG
Protein-coding regions in this window:
- a CDS encoding glycosyltransferase family 2 protein → MNARLGIIVVNFGSHSLLDENFGTLDLDRLNAVLIVVDNFSSTEERRAITALARIHGWHLEGGPNVGFGAGVNHGVARARDLGCDAFIAINPDARADVAALAALAEHARQHPLALVAPTITGTDGGHWFAGGTVLVRGGRTTTAPGTDSSEPGGWLTGACLAFSDQLWQATGGFDDRYFLYWEDVDLSWRCVAAGGHLIVRPDIRITHSIGGTQLAAGTAKSATYYYYNCRNRLLFAASHLSKADALRWLLLSPDYARRVMLRGGKRQFLHNPWRPVWASARGSLAGIRALLASGGARATGRRDSRDRVSAGWLVAVATLVLTGTLAPVIARALDSRGAPQPTSERVAPSPSAPSPAPAPAAPAPAAPGPGNTGVPTGIALSRFDGDLVITSPGAVIDSLDIHGFVRVEAPDVIIRNTIIRGREAASSAILLFAGSPAAKGLLVHDSELVASHPSPIVGGVYGYGFTLRRVEIQRVVDSVHIFGDNVLIEESWLHDNLHFTHDPAWNGGPSHDDSVQVQSGSDIVIRGNTISGAYNAALQITQDRGVTSHVTFSDNRVSGGGCTVNVAEKGRGPIAGLNITGNSFGASRLGCTMLLPPSTEAHIADNTTTDGSTVRIDRRAQ
- a CDS encoding Coenzyme F420 hydrogenase/dehydrogenase, beta subunit C-terminal domain → MKTLDGAVAAVVASGNCSGCGACTLLDDGLRMHLNEYGYARPTRVAGTRGSRGDAAAFRKLCPGVGVAAARPSGSRRHPTMGPHLGVWTVHASDAEVRRRGSSGGAITAITTWLLERGEAAKVIGASADAVEPRRTVSVTLQSKEEVLAAAGSRYAPTSNASVGAVRDAGAAVVGKPCEVAALRALASVTPGQHAPLLISFFCAGTPSQHATEKLLEFLGMPPLTPLRELWYRGRGWPGRFTAIATDGRTVSTDYDDSWGAHLGPTAQWRCKLCPDGVGESADLVAADFWHTDDRGYPVFTESEGVSALVARTARGLDVVERAIAAGVIVAAPLHIDRLAAVQPLQRRRRQLLFARLLGARLAGRTVPRYRGFGLLRLALHRPMQAVRTARGTYRRARETGVTP
- a CDS encoding polysaccharide pyruvyl transferase family protein; translation: MRILVLWADEKSSNLGVRALAVGTTALAQRVWPGAETTFLSFGMRRPEFPLGTFGSMAREWVTGRRGMRRWLASFDLAIDTRAGDSFSDSYGLRRMGIMSAVAESTRLSGTPVILGPQTIGPFTTRRGRMLGCQSLRTARAVIARDSASEHYARQHGRSVDARSSDVVFALPSRPRTGERDVLLNVSGLLWEENPHVDAAAYRTKVRDLIEGMLAEGREVSLLAHVLDSDAADNDVPVARMLGAEWGLPVVVPSGLDDVRGVVASSRLVVASRMHACLNALSVGTPAIPLAYSRKFAPLLADLQWDATVDLRTEPDPASAVVRLMREVDLEANASAVAERARASFAEAELALGRAL
- a CDS encoding DUF4352 domain-containing protein, with product MADTKPAEETRPDGARRRLLFAIAAAAAIVLGLGLVALYLAVGQEEGRETPGMQTPGASSTPSATPSSTPVERDADGGTPPADDAAEEVPVGEQVELGAGVTAEVTDVVPFAAEGRGVGETSGPALRFVLVVTNGSGNPISLDGASVNLYYGDDTTPASPLLNDESADPLGGELAPAGTARGTYIFSVPEDQHDSYRLEFSHAAGSGRVLFRP
- a CDS encoding CDP-alcohol phosphatidyltransferase family protein, producing MTTRESYSDALGRLRAAQKPAARSAPAYSRYVNRRIGRVLAAVCHSLGLSPNAITGISAVFTFVGIAILALVPPGVGVGICVALLLLLGYAFDSADGQVARLRGVSSPAGEWLDHVVDATKVSAMPLALAVGFYRFDAVERWWLLVPILSAVVSAVLFFAMILTEQLRRQHGAASLATDGPGRPSWLRAVLVLPMDYGVLCLSFLFLGAMPVFLALYTFIAAATALFLIAALVKWFREMTTLGRPA
- a CDS encoding lipopolysaccharide biosynthesis protein; the encoded protein is MTARDTASPGLGRRAARGATVTVSGQILRILVQMASVAVLARLLAPADYGLVAMVAAVIGIGSILRDFGLSSAAIQSRDLSRAQRDTLWWVNTGIGVALTGVVFLAAPLVAALYDQALLEPITRVLAVTFAINGMAAQWRADLVRRLRFVPLAIIEVVVPTVALAGAIVTAMLGWGYWALVAQQIVQALAFVVLFAAMAGWVPRLPRRGTPMRGLLRFGWNLSATQLINYVGNNLDSVIIGVRFGAVDLGVYNRGYQLLMVPLSQLRTPSTTVALPVLSRLEHDNGRFGEFLLRGQLALSWTLIAGLSVIVGAADPLTLVFLGEPWMAAAPVLRLLAVAGILQTLSYVGYWVYLSRALTGELLRYSLVSTGIRIACIVLGSQWGVIGVAAGFALAPAIAWPISLWWLSRVTVIPTRRLFASALRSLALAALSASAAGFAVWGTQDLGVAAGLAAATAAAVGVYSLSALLIPRVRRDLVEVIAIFRMLPKARSTA